One window of the Tachypleus tridentatus isolate NWPU-2018 chromosome 10, ASM421037v1, whole genome shotgun sequence genome contains the following:
- the LOC143230548 gene encoding uncharacterized protein LOC143230548 — translation MMDSSVRPRNVWIVVLLFVVLCLSRHSASVIKVAVNKVTEPNVSIKDAVDKVTEPNVETKDAVDKVTEPNVETKDVIYNVTEANVEIKIGVNNNPETTVETVDAVNNNPETTVETADAVNNNPENTVETMDAVHNIPETAVITEDAFNNVPETTVGTVDVVSNIPETTVETQNTVNNILKITVGTEDAVNNIELKDEDSSMLKLSNENRENTNFSFPLSVMEEVTSNAGIIQSAATGHSTITVSFTSATTTATEFEEEDKKSNTPTDELFLSSLNISYPTSTQEKQYRNTSSSNLSSGIIKSTESGYDESNSHNNPSSITMDMKQRLENTKISSSNENFSFSTDSLGKKAMTIEREDDVNFKRDIPIVMKSTETSGVNDRKTDTVLTDDLSVTKMANAGTQGSTFLSVGENEISGNTHKKAQTRSNLSNVDNSTELIRMKSYDKSNIYSEEGLQEELITDDEKLTNFTIEVSVNSQKSLTTESPASVAVGEVEVVEPHDEKLLQENDNKGMKINIPSNLNMKPMEDLIILKTTGSGLSFSETTKIVNDIHTTEFPEVILTPSHVLTNLFGEKVTKSENLSSPVNKASTGDNVPVILTDCGSDKTEDFKTTTTEISTTEEDITMINTLQTNFQNKPKTEINFQNNTSERVEIASGQPKEFKPSDVAFPSKNTKSDTQISEKEPAIISGGSLDVSTSLIPNELSQTEGSNFYNLPTKKPETRDEESVSGFATNKDTENINQDKLTAHSKRNSKELLLGRRVPDEEGIKSVIDPNHETFFEIKGNKRQEARTGRKRVMENEFITDDTYRLTESPLSTDDNCPKDCSITKVLDPVCGTNGKVYDSLCFLHKENCGGDVKVGSWEFCRGQHHLCPSTCLDIYEPVCSEDSVIYRNPCIMQRQNCGKEVKIQNLKNCYIRDKEFRNYNPCPQQCLEVYDPTCGSDGRVYFNECFLRKNTCGRGIQVVDMKQCVRVRDCPRICVPFPDVVCGSDGKLYLNECRLLQKNCGKGVKVVPDSFCGKQS, via the exons ATGATGGATTCGTCAGTTAGACCAAGAAATGTGTGGATTGTGGTACTTTTATTCGTTGTACTTTGTCTATCGAGACATTcag CATCAGTTATAAAGGTTGCCGTCAACAAAGTTACAGAACCTAATGTAAGCATAAAAGATGCTGTCGACAAAGTTACAGAACCTAATGTAGAAACAAAAGATGCCGTCGACAAAGTTACAGAACCTAATGTAGAAACAAAAGATGTCATCTATAATGTTACAGAAGctaatgtagaaataaaaattggTGTTAACAATAATCCAGAAACTACTGTAGAAACAGTGGATGCTGTTAACAATAACCCAGAAACTACTGTAGAAACAGCGGATGCTGTTAACAATAACCCAGAAAATACTGTAGAAACAATGGATGCTGTTCACAATATCCCAGAAACTGCTGTAATAACGGAGGATGCTTTTAACAATGTCCCAGAAACTACTGTAGGAACAGTGGATGTTGTTAGCAATATCCCAGAAACTACTGTAGAAACACAGAATACAGTCAATAATATCCTAAAAATCACTGTAGGAACAGAGGATGCCGTCAACAATATAGAACTAAAAGATGAAGACAGTTCAATGTTAAAATTGTCGAATGAAAACAGAGAAAACACAAACTTTTCTTTTCCATTATCTGTTATGGAAGAAGTTACGAGCAACGCTGGAATTATTCAAAGTGCAGCTACTGGTCATTCTACGATCACTGTGTCATTTACATCTGCTACAACAACGGCAACGGAATTTGAAGAGGAAGATAAGAAAAGTAATACTCCAACTGACGAACTGTTTCTGTCTTCTTTGAATATTTCATATCCAACATCAACACAAGAAAAACAATACAGAAATACTTCTTCCTCTAACTTGTCATCTGGTATAATAAAGTCCACAGAATCAGGATATGATGAATCGAATTCTCACAACAATCCTTCCTCTATCACAATGGATATGAAACAAAGATTAGAGAACACGAAAATAAGTTCTTCAAATgaaaacttttcattttcaacCGACTCTTTGGGGAAAAAAGCAATGACAATCGAAAGAGAAGATGACGTAAACTTTAAGCGTGACATCCCAATAGTCATGAAGTCAACGGAAACAAGTGGAGTAAATGATAGAAAAACAGATACTGTGCTGACCGATGATCTCAGCGTCACCAAAATGGCAAATGCTGGTACTCAGGGCTCTACCTTTCTTTCCGTGGGTGAAAATGAAATATCTGGAAACACCCACAAAAAAGCCCAAACCCGATCTAATTTGAGTAATGTAGACAACTCTACTGAACTGATCAGAATGAAAAGCTATGACAAGTCCAACATCTACTCAGAAGAGGGTTTACAGGAGGAACTGATAACAGACGATGAAAAATTAACGAATTTCACAATAGAAGTTTCTGTAAATTCACAGAAATCATTAACGACAGAATCACCAGCGTCTGTTGCAGTTGGTGAAGTAGAAGTAGTAGAACCACATGATGAAAAATTATTACAGGAGAACGATAATAAAGGAATGAAAATCAACATTCCTTCAAACTTAAATATGAAACCGATGGAAGacctaattattttaaaaactactggGTCGGGATTAAGTTTCAGTGAAACAACTAAAATCGTTAATGATATTCACACAACGGAGTTTCCAGAAGTCATTTTGACCCCATCACACGTCTTGACGAACCTGTTTGGTGAGAAAGTGACAAAGAGTGAAAACCTATCTTCACCAGTTAACAAAGCTTCAACAGGTGACAATGTCCCAGTTATACTGACTGACTGTGGAAgcgacaaaactgaagattttaagACAACCACAACTGAAATTTCAACAACTGAAGAGGATATTACGATGATCAATactttacaaacaaattttcaaaacaagCCTAAAACAGAGATCAATTTCCAAAATAACACTTCTGAGAGAGTGGAGATTGCTTCTGGACAGCCCAAAGAGTTCAAACCTTCAGATGTAGCATTCCCTTCAAAAAATACGAAGAGCGATACACAAATCTCAGAAAAAGAACCAGCGATAATCTCAGGTGGCAGTTTAGATGTATCTACTTCATTAATTCCAAATGAACTTTCACAGACAGAAGGTAGTAACTTCTATAACTTGCCTACAAAGAAACCAGAAACTCGTGATGAAGAATCTGTAAGTGGTTTTGCAACTAATAAGGATACAGAGAATATCAATCAAGATAAGTTAACTGCTCATTCCAAAAGAAATTCAAAAGAACTTCTCTTGGGAAGACGTGTTCCAGATGAAGAAGGAATTAAAAGTGTCATAGATCCTAATCACGAGACTTTCTTTGAAATCAAAGGCAACAAGAGGCAAGAAGCCAGAACGGGAAGAAAGAGAGTAATGGAAAACGAATTTATTACTGACGATACTTACAGGTTAACAGAAAGTCCTCTAAGTACTGATGACAACTGCCCCAAAGATTGTTCAATCACCAAGGTTCTAGACCCAGTATGTGGCACAAACGGAAAGGTTTACGATAGCCTATGCtttttacataaagaaaattgCGG CGGTGACGTAAAGGTGGGTAGCTGGGAGTTCTGTAGAGGGCAACACCATCTATGCCCCTCTACGTGTCTCGATATCTATGAGCCAGTATGCAGTGAAGACAGCGTCATTTATCGCAATCCTTGTATAATGCAACGCCAGAATTGTGG GAAAGAAGTGAAGATCCAGAACCTTAAAAACTGTTACATCCGAGACAAAG AATTCCGCAATTACAACCCTTGTCCTCAACAGTGCCTCGAGGTTTACGATCCAACTTGTGGGTCAGACGGTCGTGTGTATTTCAACGAATGTTTCCTGCGGAAGAATACTTGTGg GAGAGGAATTCAAGTAGTGGACATGAAACAGTGCGTACGAGTTCGAGATTGTCCCCGGATTTGTGTTCCGTTTCCTGATGTTGTATGTGGTTCGGACGGTAAACTGTATCTGAACGAGTGTCGCCTTCTTCAAAAGAACTGTGG aaaaGGTGTAAAGGTCGTGCCAGATAGTTTTTGCGGAAAACAAAGTTAA